Below is a window of Drosophila miranda strain MSH22 chromosome 3, D.miranda_PacBio2.1, whole genome shotgun sequence DNA.
CCAATTGGTGGTGGCATCCGAAGTCCGAGATTTGCCACGGAGCCTGAGCGTGTGATTGATTTGAGTCAAATAACTCCGGTATAAGCCAGCTGCCACCGCATCTAAGTGGTGGTTTACGCGGCTTAACCGAGTTCCATTCGAATTAAAAACCAATTACGAACAGCCACCGAAACGTTATGCGAAAAAAGAAGACTCCACTAACACGTATGCATGTGTCTTGATAAAGAGTTCTGGCCTGCGAACTAAATTAACCAGAAGATGAACCAAAGCCTGCCAAAGAAATGCTCAACTTTTCGCATTAAGCTGGCCAAGACGAGAAGTAATGCGGCCCATTTGAATGCCGGCCACGTTTCAAATGATGTGAGAACAGGGCCCACAGACCCACGGACAGGGCAGATAGTCCTTCCATCTACATGTAACAGATGGAAGGTCGTCCTAAGTACCTCCGCCTCGCCGCTCAGCACACAGTCAGAGGGACCAGTAGGGGCATTATAgtcgagtctaccctcttgaCCGTACTTCCAAACGATCGCAGCTGAGGGTTGATCGCTATTTCGCCTGGATCTTCGAGGACTCTGCATACAAAATTCGATGTCTTGTGTTCCTCCTGTTACATACACCACTCCGGATACAGTATACCCCCTGCAAGAGCTTACTTTGAGCAGCAGGTATAAATACTTGCAGCACGTGGCAAAAATCTCACCAGGTTCTGCGGGGGAGAGTAAAGCCAAAGACAGGTGTCAGCCGGCGGCATATTCACGGAAGTTCcattaacaacaacaactccGGCAGGATATCGTGTAAAGTGCTCTAGCCGTACTTGACGAAGGAAGCTTATCATTTAGCCCCAACCTCTTTGCTAAAGAGTGCGTTTTGATCGGTGTTCAGGTTCTTGAGGCGGCCATAGATGACGCCCAGATCTGCGGGCCACATGTGCTTGGCAGCGTCCACGCGGAATCCGGCCACACCCAGATCGATCAAGTGGTTCAGGAAATCGGAAACCTTCTCCTGGACGTAGGAGTTGCCCTGGTTGAGGTCACGCAGGCCGACCAGCTCGCAGTTGCGCACCTCGTTGGCGTCGTTGTAGTTGGTGATGGCGCAGGTGGGGTTGAAGTCCAGGGAGGAGTAGGGCACTGCGGGGTAGCTcttggagctggggctggcgGTGCTGCCGGCTGTGCCGTAGGTGCCGCCATCGGCTGCCATGTGGTTGAAGACGACGTCCACGTAGGTGCGCTTTTATAGGGGTCGCCGTTGACTTCGCAGGGAGTGATTTGCGATTCGATCTTATCGGCAGGCCTCTTCTCTATCGGCACTTCTTCCTCTCTGCGTGTGGGGCATCACGCCGGCTGATTAGTGAAAGCCGGGCCAGACGTTGTGGCTGATTGCCGGTATTTTGGCAGGGGACTGGGCCGGTGCTTGCGAACTGGCGCTGATGATTAGTTAAGTGGCTAATTATTTGAATTACTTTATCGGACTAATTCGGGGGCGATTGCGGAATCTGAAGTAGTCATCGGGACACTGCATTTCCCTGATATCGCCTCATGGGCCTGATTTGTGGTCCACTCCGGCTGCATGCTACTCAGAGCGTGATCGGTGTGAGCTCCCGCCTCGCAGATCATCCGATAATGGCGAAAAGTGGAACCCCTGGAATGTCAAATGTATAATATTACCTGATTATTGATTAATGGTGGTGTTTTTTTCGTAGATTTACTCTGACAGGAAATCATAGTCCAGcatgataatgataattattGAAATGCAGGCCCCAAATCAAAACTATTTTTAAATGGTGTTTCCGTTGATATAAGCGGGGGGGCAATAAATATCAAAATATTGAAGTAAAAAGGGTCCCAAGTCCTGGGGCTATCAAGGGGTGAGTTTGAGGAACTCGATGTAAATTGATGTGGCACACTAGAGCTCCTAAAAATTACATTTGCCAACATTTATCTTGCATTTTTTATGCGCATGGAACCGAAAAGAAGACCGAAACAGAAGACCGACTACAAATTTCAAACGCTGTGCAACCGCTGGCAAAAATCTCACCAGGGGCTGGCACGACGCAACTCCAAACGTTGCTTAATAAAATTATGAACCAGTCGGGCGAAGTTGATGAGAGATACCTAAAgagtggggggaggggggctgGAGGGCAGGGAGGCTGGGAAGAGAATCAAAAAACGCAAAACGCTTAAAGTTTAAGTGTAATTGAAAACGACAATCTCAGGCAGGAAGCTGAGGCTTAGAGAGTGCTGGTGTAACCCCAGGCCGAGTATTAATTTAACTTTACGTGGCCGCCTCCCGGCTGAACTTGGGGCCGGAGTTTGCAAGGCGGAAATAATCGTCAGCTGAGCTTGGCTTTGACTCAAGTGTTGACTGTTGACTGATGGGAAATGTCTCTCTAGAACGGATATTTcgaatttttaaatttattgtTTTACGATTacaattgaaattgaaattttttTTGGGAAGTCAGCTGTTCCTAGGCCATGTCTGTGTGCGGCGATTCGTGGCTCATGTTCGGCACCCGCGACTTTTACAAGGTGCTGGACGTCTCACGCGGGGCTATGCCGAGGGCCATACGCAGCGCTGCCTATCAGCTGATCATGAAGGAGCACCCGGGCCAGAGGCCTGCCAAGCAGCGCAGAAAGGCCCTGCAGAAGTGCCATCTCGTCTTCAGAATTATGAGCATCCTGACCAACGACAAGCAGCGGGCTCTGTACGATTCCCCGACCGAGTTCCCCCAGGAGAGTGCCAGCTGTGAGCTGGACCTGACCTTCGCCACGGTGCTGGACCTGTGCGCGTGCCTGTTGGGTAGCCGCCAGGACCGGTCGGGAGTAAGCGAGCTCTTCCGGAAACACTACAAGGGCTcgcagctggagctggcggACATCAAGGCTGCCTACACGCTGGGCAAGGGCTGTATGGATCGCTTGTTTATCGAACTACCACTGATGACGGTCCGGGATGAGCCACGCATCCGAAAGATCATCATGAAGCTGATTAAGTCCAACGACTTGCCTGAGTACAGTAAATTCATCAACGAATCCGTGGAAAAACGGCGGCGACGTCGCCTGAAGTTCGCTGTCTACGAGGCCAAGTCCAAGACCGAGAACAATGAGGATGGCCTTGCAGAAATTTAGGTTACATTAAAGACACCCAAAACTGCAGGCAAAGTGCATGATGTGTTTGAAATGCAAATTGAACCTACCTTTGAGTTTCGGGTAACAAGTTTTAAGACAATATTTTGTTTGGCACTTTGTCTTTTGTCCCGAAAATCATAAATAATGTTGGGCAAAAGGCAAAGGGAAACTTTGGGGAAAGTTGAGCTTTGAGTTGCCTTTCTGATGACCTTTTTTCTGCCTTTATCGTGCCACATTATTTGCGGCTTTATTTATGTGCAAAGTTGTACAATTAATTTTTGTTTCACTGCAAAGCAGTGCCCCTTTCCTGTCGAGTACAACAATAATTATGGCCCTGTAGGACTGGGCCAAAAAATGCAAAGGGAAGCagcctctctctgtctctctctgctgTACAATCTGTAATTTCCATGACAGAACAACAACTCCGACAGCTACTTCCTTCGACTGCTGTCAAAGAAATCGCAGCGCCGTCCTTGGAGCCGGCAAGAAGTTCCAGTTGCCAATTGCCTTGGCAATGCTCAGAAGCAGCCATCATCGAAGTTCTTGAATCTATTTAATAGTTGCTTAACTTTCGGTTTGGCTGTGCTTCAGGTATTTCTATAATTAACCCGGCTATCGGAATGACATTGAACAGACGATAAAAACAATTTGAAAGACAGCATCTGGAGTAGTAGAGTAGAGTGGAATCCATCGAATAACATTATCTCTATAAATTCTTCATTTTCTGCACAACATTCGGACAGCAATCTGTCGTTTTTTTTCCCCCTGTATTTATTCGGACTGTCTGTGGCGTTTATATAAATGATTTAAAAGCCAGAACTGTTGCTCTTCATACACACTGCACACTGCACTGCACTCGATCCAAACTTGTTTGTTATGCGTTCAAAGTTGGGGCCAACTTCTGGCTGTGGCGCCAGACAAACTTCTGCCTGTGCATCTGTCAGTATTTCTTTTGTATTCTCTTGCACGCGGTATCTGAAGAGTGCGGGGGTATACAGCACAAAATATAAAGGACTTGGTGCATCCGTGTGGATCTGGGAGCCTCAATGGAAGGTGTACAGCTCCTAAGTGCAATCACATATTGGGATATTAAATTTGCGGGTATTCACTAGTCGTTTATGTTTGCCCACGAACCCCTCTCTGCCGGAGTACACGGGCTTTGAATGCAGGACTTTGATTATATTTCAAAATGTTCAAATTACCTGGCTTTTCCCAGAAGTATGATCCCACATAGTACATATGAAATCAAATCAGAGACCAGCCACATCAGAAGGCAGTCATAAAACACGCCCGTACATGGGGATTTTAATAAATGTCAGGTCTGGCCGTTGCCTGTGGTAAGAGTGATTGATTTATGTCACAATATTTTGCTGGTACTCTCCCCGTCTGACCCCTGGCCCCATCCACCAGCACGGCCAGTCGCTCGGTGCGACTGTGCGACTGTGCAACTGTGTGGCAGAAATGGCAAAATTAATTTCCATTGCAGTGGTTTTGGCAATGGAGTTTGCATCTCGACTTGGCCTCTGATTCTGCTGCATTTGTCAGGCGAAAATGGTGAAATTCGATTCGGGTCGTTTTCAATTTGCGGCCGCATTTTTATCCACCAGCACCGGTTCACCGCCGCCTCTGAGTTCCACCATTTTCTGCTGCAAAAAGGCCAACTGTCAAACCATTACAAGAATTTTCAGCCAACTGTCATAAAAGTCGACATCATTAAAATGTCATAAAGTTGGCATTTCACCCGCCAAAGCATCTTAGTACCGAACTGTCAATCCACCCAACTATTCAGTGGACCACCCGCAcaaccacccacccacccaacCACACGCCCAACCATCCACAcagacgctgctgctgcgagtCGCGAGGGAGACGTTCGGTGAAATGTGCAAAAATTTCGCGCACTTCCGTTACATTTCGCATCCTTTCTGGCTGtttatttttcggcggcgcTTCCTCTAGACAAACCGCAACGGATGCACCGCCGTGCACCATCCACCGCTTCTGGATGCTGGCCCTCCTTCGTGGCATCTTCCTCTGACAAAACAAATGGCAAAAACTGTTTCGCCTTAAAGAATTCTCCGAAATGCAGTCGAGTCCAtgaaaattttattttatttaaattgttTCCTCCCGCCCCCTACTGCCATTTGGGGGCATGGGGTTAGGCCCCGATGTGTCCATAAAAGTATCAAATAATTTCGGGTTATTCGATGCGCATTAATCATTCGCAGTGGTGGCCCCAAACGAAAGTAAACCCCGATTGGGGCATATAAATCGAGATAAATCCATAAAATCATATTCGATTGTTCCGCTCAACGCTCGAACCAAAGCCATTAAAATGTATTTCAGGGCAATCGTTTTGAAGGCTAATTAAGTGCTGGCATTATCCCAGGCTGCCAGGCCTCCTAATTAATGAGCCGCAACAAGCTAGCAGACAAACACAGGGCTGACTGGCTGGCTGACTGGCTGACTGGCTGGCTGGAGGTGTGGCAGTAATGTTAAATTAAAGTTCAATTGACCAGAGCCGTGGCAGAGGTCGTTAATTTAGCCCTTAATCGCAAATACGGCTGGATGGTTCTGTTTGCTGTTCAGCCCAAAGCAAGATTCATTGGAGAGTGCTCGCCTCGGTCTCAGTGTCGCTTCTCGTGCTCTTCCAGGGTGAatcctcatcctcctcctcctgctgatTCTCCTCTTCTGACTCGTGGCCGCAGTCGTCGGGATCTCCAAACGTGTTTAACTGCACACCTTTGTAGTGACACATCATGACTATCGCCCCAACCAAGAGCAATATGAACAGGATGAAGTTGTCCCGGGCCACCTCCACCTCGATGCCCCAGAGGTACTTGATCACCTTCGCGGAGCAGCCGCCGCAGCCCGGTGCCCCACAGCAGGCGCCACTGGCCCAGTGGCGTTCCCCGGCTAAGATTTCGTAGTCGATTAGGCCCATTCGTCCGCAGCAGCCGAGCTCCTCCTCCAGCCGCCCAATCTTGTCGTtccgccacagcagcagcgccatCCTCGTGGCGGAGAGCTCGAAGCGTGATCGATACACAAACCGCGTCGCCGCTATGCTCAGGGtgtacagcagcagcagtaagCTAAAAAACATGTAGCTAGCAAACTTGATCAGGCCCGGGCACCGGGCCATGCGGATGCCCACGATGGCGTTCAGGATGTACCCCGCCGCGGTGAGGAAGCGCATCATGAACATCCAGGCCATTAGGACGCCCGGGAAGACGGTGGCCTCCCGGAGCAGTGTGTACTTCACGTACATGTGGTTGAACACATCCATCAGAAAGATGAGCccggccagcagcagcaccacatTGACCTGCAGCACACAGTCGTGCGATATGCGACACCCACGGCACAATCTCACCATCGTCGGGAAAATTTGATTCTGTTTATTTGCTTTGAAGTGGAGCGAGCTCGTTTTGAAGTTGGCCCGGCAGCCACCTGAGTTTGGGTTGGTTTTGGGTGGCTAATATCAACATTTGGCTAGCTGTCACCTCATTCGGCtgcctgccccctgccccctgccccccccTAGTACCGACTCCCGACCAGTCCTGACTTGTTGCCACGGTTTCAAGTGCAAATGAGTTTGCCTTTGACGAACCTCAAATGCCGCACCTGTTGCGAGCCGCGCCGCAATAAAAACAGCCGGatgaaattaaatatttgtgCGGTGGCTTGAGTCAACCTTTCTCTGATTGCTCATACGCACTGTGGGCACGGAAAGGCTCAGGCTCAGGCTCAGGCACAGGCTCAGGCACTGGCTGATGGACAGCCAATATATGCTGTACTGCCATTTATTCTTACTGTTTGCTCAGTGGGCCTTTAACGGAAGGATTCTGGCTGCAGGCAGCCACTCATTTGAGAACCGAAAACCATACATTTTTCTATAAAATTCTCTAGGGTATTTAAAGAAAAGCGACGCCTATTCGCTCGTGTTTGGAAAATGCTTTGAAGCTGAAACGCCAATCTGTTGCCACTTGTCTGAACAGCGACGGGTCTcgcaaaaaggaaaaaacaaTTGctgcaaatactcgtacaagTTCAAGTACAATCGCCCGCTGTGAAGTGCCGCCCATTGGCCGACGGCCCAAGCGGAAGTGTCGTTAGCGCCATTTTGCCTTTATTTACTCGAAAATTTGTGCAGAAATTCTCGCCTGATGTGAGCACCATTGGCTAATGTGGCTAATTTAGAGCCAACTCGAGACACTCTCAGCTCTGTCAGCTGGCCAGGGAGCCTTCGATTTCAGCTGCTGCCAATTGAGCTAAAGCGTTTAATTAAAAAGTTTCCCCAGTCCATGTCCCATTTACCCTTTGTGGCGGGTCAGAGACTGTCGTCCTTTGCTAATTCAATGAGCAAACTGCAGCTGGGGCGCTTGTCCCAATCGGGATTCGGAGTTGACTTGACTTGGAACTGACAACGCCTCTACACCTGTTTCGGCCGGCAATGGCCCAATGATTTACGGCTCTCGGCCTGGTGGAAATTAATTGAAATTGAGCTTGTCGCGCGTCTCTCTCAGGCATAGAACTGTTTATTTCACACAGAGCTGTGAACTTAATTGAACGTTTACCATTTTGTGGTAATATAATACCTATAAAATAAGCTGCACAAAGAAGTTTCTATAAAACGATCAATTTGGCTTACAGATTGTAATTACGTGCATAAGCTTCGACGTATTTAATTCGAGAATTATTCATATAACCCCCTCATAGTAGAGTGCCAATCGTCAGCCGCTTGATGAAGGTGCAAAGGTACTCCTAATCGTAGACTGGACTTTGATGGGCTTTGGAGCTATTAAGCCATGCCTTGTGAACTGCTGCAGACTGCAGCCTGTTCATCGTTTAGCTATATGCATGTGCAAACTCTTACACTTCCAAGGAGAGCCAGGTGCTAAGTGCCACCGCCATCACCTTATCTGCCCGGCATTTGAACACGGCAAAGACGCTGCTCCACTGAAGGCTCTGGGCGTTGAGGGGGCCGAGAGTTCGGTGCAGAAGCTCCTCGTCGAACTGTTACCCTAACCCTAATTGATTTCGGTTGACGAGCTTGCAAGTGTCGCTCATGAATTTCCCATGGCAGGCGATTGATGAGCTTATAATCACGGCACGGTCGGGTATATAAAAGCCGCGCGACTTCAGTCCAGGTGCAACAATCGAAAATCTTGAGGAGTCAGGATGGTGCTGCGTAAAATCTTCCCGGCCATGTACACGCTGTCGGAGGAGGCCCCGGCCTGCTCTCGGAATGGGACTCTCTACTTGCTGCGCTGCATCTTTCTAATGGGAGTGCGAAAGCCACCGGCTCGATTCTACGTAGCCTACTGCCTGTGGGCTATCGTCATGAACCTCAGCTCGACGTTCTACCAGCCCATCGCCTTTCTGACTGGGTACATCAGCCATCTGTCTGAACTCTCCGCGGGGGAGTTACTCACCTCCCTTCAGGTGTCCTTTAACGCTTGGGCCTGTTCCGCCAAGGTGCTGATCGTTTGGGCGCTCGTCAAGCACTTCGACGATGCCAACAACATTTTGGACGAAATGGACAGGCGCCTCACCCAACCCAGCGAACGCCTCCGAGTCCATCAGGCCGTTTCCAAGAGCAACCGAATCTTCTTCATCTTCATGACCGTCTACATGGCGTATGCCACCAACACGTGCCTCACTGCCATCGTGATGGGGAAACCGCTGTACCAGAACTACTATCCGTACCTGGACTGGCGCTCCAGCTCGTTGCAGCTGGGTCTGCAGACGGGCTTAGAGTACTTTGCCATGGCCGGTGCCTGCCTACAGGACGTGTGTGTGGACTGTTATCCCGTCAACTTTGTGCTCGTGCTCCGTGCCCACATGTCCATTTTTGCGGACCGACTGAGACACTTGGGCAGGGACCCTGAGGAGAGCCCCGAGCAGCGCTACGAGCAACTAATTCAGTGCATCCAGGACCACAAGACCATTCTGCGGTAGGTTGAGCGTGCTCTAATTTCGGAATGGTTCTTTAATCCAAGCTGTGGATCCTTTACAGTTTCGTGGATTGTTTGCGTCCCGTGATTTCGGGCACCATTTTTGTGCAGTTCCTCGTTGTGGGCCTGGTCCTTGGTTTGACGCTCATCAACATTGTGCTTTTTGCCAATCTGGGATCGGCCATTGCTGCCCTGTTCTTCATGGCAGCCGTTCTGCTGGAGACCACTCCGTTCTGCATTCTCTGCAACTACCTCACAGACGACTGCTACAACCTGGCGGACGCCCTATTCGAGTCGAATTGGATCGATGGCGAGCAGCGCTACAAGAAGACGCTCATGTACTTCCTGCAGAAGCTCCAGCAGCCCATCAAGTTCATGGCCATGAACGCTTTTCCCATTTCCGTGGGCACCAACATTATTGTGAGTATCCAAAACGAATTTTCGGGGAATTTATAAGTACTCGAGCAAAGGGGTTTCCTTGTAGGTCACCAAGTTTTCGTTCTCAGTCTTTACGCTGGTCAAGCAAATGAATATTGCGGAGAAGCTGGCCAAGGTCGAAGGGGAACCCGATTACAATTAATAAGTGAAATTTAAACGCGAATATTTGTCTAGCAAACGCAGAGCAGACAGCAAGCACTCGACGTAATATTGAAGGATTTTGAAGTAACTTTATCCTCTTCAGTGGAGAAAGGTTTCctgcttcaaacgaaagcagaGAAAAGAGAGACGAAAGCACAGCGCTGTTTCCCGCACACAGACATGATTGAAATTGTAGATACCTTTGGGTGGACAATGCTGCTTGGAAGGACACTCATTCCCAAAGGTTCGGGCAGCACTCTGGCCATGCACTATACAAATTTACTAGAACTAAAAAAACCTTTTACGAgctgtatttttttttagcCCACAATGGCTCCACTGCGTAAATAGaataaaatataattacaCTTACAaatgtttaatgaataataGTTTTTTATCTATGgcaatatatattttttttcttgttttttttttttttttgaactaatttatttttttttttttcttttagagctaattattttttttttttcttttataaGACTCgattaagttgccacgaaaggtagcaACTTTTTTACAATAAAATCTATATTTGCAATTTGAAAAAAATGTGCTAcctctaaaaaaaaaaaggagaattaaaaaaaaacctggccatacaaaaaaaaaacacgatAATTCAGAAAAAGTCCGTTTGCCATAAGCCTTAAAGTAATTAACTCTAAAATTTAGTATATTCAGACCTGCTAGGTTTTCTCGAAGAACCATCTCCTGGGTGTTAGAGAGAATTAC
It encodes the following:
- the LOC108158040 gene encoding alpha-amylase 4N-like, with amino-acid sequence MAADGGTYGTAGSTASPSSKSYPAVPYSSLDFNPTCAITNYNDANEVRNCELVGLRDLNQGNSYVQEKVSDFLNHLIDLGVAGFRVDAAKHMWPADLGVIYGRLKNLNTDQNALFSKEVGAK
- the LOC108158039 gene encoding J domain-containing protein CG6693-like, with the translated sequence MSVCGDSWLMFGTRDFYKVLDVSRGAMPRAIRSAAYQLIMKEHPGQRPAKQRRKALQKCHLVFRIMSILTNDKQRALYDSPTEFPQESASCELDLTFATVLDLCACLLGSRQDRSGVSELFRKHYKGSQLELADIKAAYTLGKGCMDRLFIELPLMTVRDEPRIRKIIMKLIKSNDLPEYSKFINESVEKRRRRRLKFAVYEAKSKTENNEDGLAEI
- the LOC108159974 gene encoding uncharacterized protein LOC108159974, which codes for MVRLCRGCRISHDCVLQVNVVLLLAGLIFLMDVFNHMYVKYTLLREATVFPGVLMAWMFMMRFLTAAGYILNAIVGIRMARCPGLIKFASYMFFSLLLLLYTLSIAATRFVYRSRFELSATRMALLLWRNDKIGRLEEELGCCGRMGLIDYEILAGERHWASGACCGAPGCGGCSAKVIKYLWGIEVEVARDNFILFILLLVGAIVMMCHYKGVQLNTFGDPDDCGHESEEENQQEEEDEDSPWKSTRSDTETEASTLQ
- the LOC108159969 gene encoding odorant receptor 42a-like; this encodes MVLRKIFPAMYTLSEEAPACSRNGTLYLLRCIFLMGVRKPPARFYVAYCLWAIVMNLSSTFYQPIAFLTGYISHLSELSAGELLTSLQVSFNAWACSAKVLIVWALVKHFDDANNILDEMDRRLTQPSERLRVHQAVSKSNRIFFIFMTVYMAYATNTCLTAIVMGKPLYQNYYPYLDWRSSSLQLGLQTGLEYFAMAGACLQDVCVDCYPVNFVLVLRAHMSIFADRLRHLGRDPEESPEQRYEQLIQCIQDHKTILRFVDCLRPVISGTIFVQFLVVGLVLGLTLINIVLFANLGSAIAALFFMAAVLLETTPFCILCNYLTDDCYNLADALFESNWIDGEQRYKKTLMYFLQKLQQPIKFMAMNAFPISVGTNIIVTKFSFSVFTLVKQMNIAEKLAKVEGEPDYN